From the Lepisosteus oculatus isolate fLepOcu1 chromosome 1, fLepOcu1.hap2, whole genome shotgun sequence genome, one window contains:
- the trim2a gene encoding tripartite motif-containing protein 2 isoform X1, with amino-acid sequence MASEGSSIPSPVVRQIDKQFLICSICLDRYKNPKVLPCLHTFCERCLQNYIPAHSLTLSCPVCRQTSILPEKGVSALQNNFFITNLMDVLQRSPDSSSEACTVLETVTAVATGKPLSCPNHGGNVMEFYCPSCETAMCQDCTVGEHAEHPTVPLKDVVEQHKASLQDQLDAVKNRLPEIDSALQVMSEILQQLTNQKSCIEEDIHSTFDELQKTLNVRKSVLLMELEVTYGLKQKVLQAQLDDLLQGQEGIKSSCNFTEQALSHGTEAEVLLVKKQMSERLTELASQDYPLQPEENDQLDFIIETDGLKKSIHNLGTIITTNAVAYETVATGEGLRQCVVGHPTSVTITTKDKDGELCKTGNATLTAEISTPDGSVADGEILDNKNGTYDFLYTVQKEGDFTLSLRLYDQHIKGSPFKLKVAKTADVSPTTEGAKKRVKSPGSGHVKQKAVKRPASMYSTGKRKENPIEDDLIFRIGTKGRNKGEFTNLQGVAASSVGKILIADSNNQCVQIFSNDGQFKIRFGVRGRSPGQLQRPTGVAVHPNGDIIIADYDNKWVSIFSCDGKFKTKIGSGKLMGPKGVSVDRNGHIIVVDNKACCVFIFQPNGKLVTKFGSRGNGDKQFAGTLDGPHFAAVNNNNEIIVTDFHNHSVKVFNQEGEFLLKFGSNGEGNGQFNAPTGVAVDINGNIIVADWGNSRIQVFDGSGSFLSYINTSADPLYGPQGLALTSDGHVVVADSGNHCFKVYRYLQ; translated from the exons ATGGCCAGTGAAGGCTCCAGCATCCCCAGTCCTGTGGTGCGCCAGATTGACAAGCAGTTCCTGATCTGCAGTATATGCTTGGATCGCTACAAGAACCCCAAGGTGCTTCCTTGCCTGCACACCTTCTGTGAAAG GTGCCTACAAAACTACATTCCTGCGCACAGCCTGACTCTTTCGTGCCCGGTGTGCCGACAGACGTCCATTCTGCCAGAGAAGGGAGTCTCCGCACTGCAGAACAACTTCTTCATCACTAACTTGATGGACGTCCTGCAGAGGTCACCAGACAGCAGCAGCGAGGCCTGCACTGTGCTGGAGACCGTCACCGCTGTCGCCACCGGCAAACCCCTGTCCTGCCCAAACCATGGAGGCAAT GTGATGGAGTTCTACTGTCCTTCATGTGAGACAGCCATGTGCCAGGACTGCACTGTGGGAGAGCACGCTGAGCACCCCACTGTCCCGCTCAAAGACGTGGTGGAGCAACACAAGGCTTCCCTGCAAGACCAGCTGGATGCCGTCAAGAACAG GCTGCCTGAGATTGACTCAGCCCTGCAGGTCATGTCGGAAATCTTACAGCAGCTTACCAATCAAAAGTCCTGCATTGAAGAAGATATTCACTCCACCTTCGATGAATTGCAGAAGACACTTAATGTGCGCAAAAGTGTGCTGCTCATGGAGCTGGAGGTCACATATGGACTCAAACAGAAA GTTCTCCAGGCCCAGCTGGACGACCTTCTGCAGGGGCAGGAAGGGATCAAGAGCAGCTGTAACTTCACTGAGCAGGCTCTGAGCCACGGCACGGAGGCCGAGGTGCTGCTGGTGAAGAAACAGATGAGCGAGCGGCTGACCGAGCTGGCCAGCCAGGACTACCCGCTGCAGCCCGAGGAGAATGACCAGCTGGACTTCATCATCGAGACGGACGGCCTGAAGAAGTCTATTCACAACCTGGGCACCATCATCACCACAAACGCAGTGGCCTACGAGACAGTGGCCACGGGGGAGGGGCTGCGGCAGTGCGTAGTGGGCCACCCCACCTCGGTCACCATCACCACCAAGGACAAGGACGGGGAGCTGTGCAAGACAGGCAACGCCACCCTCACTGCTGAGATCTCCACCCCTGACGGCAGCGTTGCAGATGGCGAGATTCTGGACAATAAGAATGGCACGTATGACTTCCTGTACACCGTTCAGAAAGAGGGCGACTTCACCCTCTCCCTTAGACTCTATGATCAGCATATCAAAGGCAGCCCCTTCAAGCTGAAGGTGGCCAAGACAGCTGATGTGTCTCCGACCACGGAGGGCGCGAAGAAGCGCGTAAAGTCCCCTGGCAGTGGGCATGTCAAGCAGAAGGCTGTGAAGAGACCGGCCAGCATGTACAGCACTGGGAAACGGAAAGAGAATCCCATCGAGGACGATCTGATTTTCAGAATTG GTACCAAGGGAAGAAACAAAGGAGAGTTCACAAATCTTCAGGGGGTGGCAGCATCTTCTGTCGGCAAGATTTTGATAGCAGACAGCAACAATCAATGTGTACAG ATCTTCTCAAACGATGGTCAATTTAAAATCCGGTTTGGTGTGCGTGGAAGGTCTCCTGGACAGCTGCAGCGCCCCACAGGTGTGGCTGTCCACCCCAATGGGGACATCATCATTGCTGACTATGATAACAAGTGGGTCAGCATCTTCTCTTGCGACGGGAAATTCAAG ACAAAGATTGGGTCGGGCAAACTAATGGGGCCGAAAGGGGTGTCAGTGGATCGAAATGGTCACATCATCGTGGTGGACAACAAGGCCTGCTGCGTCTTCATCTTTCAGCCCAATGGGAAGCTGGTGACAAAGTTTGGTAGCCGTGGAAACGGGGACAAGCAGTTTGCAGGTACACTTGATG GCCCCCACTTTGCTGCTGTAAACAATAACAATGAAATAATTGTTACAGATTTCCATAACCACTCTGTGAAG GTTTTTAACCAAGAGGGGGAATTCCTATTGAAATTTGGGTCCAATGGAGAAGGCAATGGGCAATTTAATGCACCAACAGGAGTGGCAGTAGATATCAATGGCAATATCATTGTAGCAGACTGGGGCAATAGCCGGATACAG GTGTTTGATGGCAGTGGCTCTTTCCTGTCCTACATAAACACCTCAGCGGATCCTCTGTATGGCCCGCAAGGCCTGGCACTCACCTCCGATGGCCATGTTGTTGTAGCAGATTCTGGAAACCACTGCTTTAAAGTCTACCGCTACTTACAGTGA
- the trim2a gene encoding tripartite motif-containing protein 2 isoform X2: MASEGSSIPSPVVRQIDKQFLICSICLDRYKNPKVLPCLHTFCERCLQNYIPAHSLTLSCPVCRQTSILPEKGVSALQNNFFITNLMDVLQRSPDSSSEACTVLETVTAVATGKPLSCPNHGGNVMEFYCPSCETAMCQDCTVGEHAEHPTVPLKDVVEQHKASLQDQLDAVKNRLPEIDSALQVMSEILQQLTNQKSCIEEDIHSTFDELQKTLNVRKSVLLMELEVTYGLKQKVLQAQLDDLLQGQEGIKSSCNFTEQALSHGTEAEVLLVKKQMSERLTELASQDYPLQPEENDQLDFIIETDGLKKSIHNLGTIITTNAVAYETVATGEGLRQCVVGHPTSVTITTKDKDGELCKTGNATLTAEISTPDGSVADGEILDNKNGTYDFLYTVQKEGDFTLSLRLYDQHIKGSPFKLKVAKTADVSPTTEGAKKRVKSPGSGHVKQKAVKRPASMYSTGKRKENPIEDDLIFRIGTKGRNKGEFTNLQGVAASSVGKILIADSNNQCVQIFSNDGQFKIRFGVRGRSPGQLQRPTGVAVHPNGDIIIADYDNKWVSIFSCDGKFKTKIGSGKLMGPKGVSVDRNGHIIVVDNKACCVFIFQPNGKLVTKFGSRGNGDKQFAGPHFAAVNNNNEIIVTDFHNHSVKVFNQEGEFLLKFGSNGEGNGQFNAPTGVAVDINGNIIVADWGNSRIQVFDGSGSFLSYINTSADPLYGPQGLALTSDGHVVVADSGNHCFKVYRYLQ; this comes from the exons ATGGCCAGTGAAGGCTCCAGCATCCCCAGTCCTGTGGTGCGCCAGATTGACAAGCAGTTCCTGATCTGCAGTATATGCTTGGATCGCTACAAGAACCCCAAGGTGCTTCCTTGCCTGCACACCTTCTGTGAAAG GTGCCTACAAAACTACATTCCTGCGCACAGCCTGACTCTTTCGTGCCCGGTGTGCCGACAGACGTCCATTCTGCCAGAGAAGGGAGTCTCCGCACTGCAGAACAACTTCTTCATCACTAACTTGATGGACGTCCTGCAGAGGTCACCAGACAGCAGCAGCGAGGCCTGCACTGTGCTGGAGACCGTCACCGCTGTCGCCACCGGCAAACCCCTGTCCTGCCCAAACCATGGAGGCAAT GTGATGGAGTTCTACTGTCCTTCATGTGAGACAGCCATGTGCCAGGACTGCACTGTGGGAGAGCACGCTGAGCACCCCACTGTCCCGCTCAAAGACGTGGTGGAGCAACACAAGGCTTCCCTGCAAGACCAGCTGGATGCCGTCAAGAACAG GCTGCCTGAGATTGACTCAGCCCTGCAGGTCATGTCGGAAATCTTACAGCAGCTTACCAATCAAAAGTCCTGCATTGAAGAAGATATTCACTCCACCTTCGATGAATTGCAGAAGACACTTAATGTGCGCAAAAGTGTGCTGCTCATGGAGCTGGAGGTCACATATGGACTCAAACAGAAA GTTCTCCAGGCCCAGCTGGACGACCTTCTGCAGGGGCAGGAAGGGATCAAGAGCAGCTGTAACTTCACTGAGCAGGCTCTGAGCCACGGCACGGAGGCCGAGGTGCTGCTGGTGAAGAAACAGATGAGCGAGCGGCTGACCGAGCTGGCCAGCCAGGACTACCCGCTGCAGCCCGAGGAGAATGACCAGCTGGACTTCATCATCGAGACGGACGGCCTGAAGAAGTCTATTCACAACCTGGGCACCATCATCACCACAAACGCAGTGGCCTACGAGACAGTGGCCACGGGGGAGGGGCTGCGGCAGTGCGTAGTGGGCCACCCCACCTCGGTCACCATCACCACCAAGGACAAGGACGGGGAGCTGTGCAAGACAGGCAACGCCACCCTCACTGCTGAGATCTCCACCCCTGACGGCAGCGTTGCAGATGGCGAGATTCTGGACAATAAGAATGGCACGTATGACTTCCTGTACACCGTTCAGAAAGAGGGCGACTTCACCCTCTCCCTTAGACTCTATGATCAGCATATCAAAGGCAGCCCCTTCAAGCTGAAGGTGGCCAAGACAGCTGATGTGTCTCCGACCACGGAGGGCGCGAAGAAGCGCGTAAAGTCCCCTGGCAGTGGGCATGTCAAGCAGAAGGCTGTGAAGAGACCGGCCAGCATGTACAGCACTGGGAAACGGAAAGAGAATCCCATCGAGGACGATCTGATTTTCAGAATTG GTACCAAGGGAAGAAACAAAGGAGAGTTCACAAATCTTCAGGGGGTGGCAGCATCTTCTGTCGGCAAGATTTTGATAGCAGACAGCAACAATCAATGTGTACAG ATCTTCTCAAACGATGGTCAATTTAAAATCCGGTTTGGTGTGCGTGGAAGGTCTCCTGGACAGCTGCAGCGCCCCACAGGTGTGGCTGTCCACCCCAATGGGGACATCATCATTGCTGACTATGATAACAAGTGGGTCAGCATCTTCTCTTGCGACGGGAAATTCAAG ACAAAGATTGGGTCGGGCAAACTAATGGGGCCGAAAGGGGTGTCAGTGGATCGAAATGGTCACATCATCGTGGTGGACAACAAGGCCTGCTGCGTCTTCATCTTTCAGCCCAATGGGAAGCTGGTGACAAAGTTTGGTAGCCGTGGAAACGGGGACAAGCAGTTTGCAG GCCCCCACTTTGCTGCTGTAAACAATAACAATGAAATAATTGTTACAGATTTCCATAACCACTCTGTGAAG GTTTTTAACCAAGAGGGGGAATTCCTATTGAAATTTGGGTCCAATGGAGAAGGCAATGGGCAATTTAATGCACCAACAGGAGTGGCAGTAGATATCAATGGCAATATCATTGTAGCAGACTGGGGCAATAGCCGGATACAG GTGTTTGATGGCAGTGGCTCTTTCCTGTCCTACATAAACACCTCAGCGGATCCTCTGTATGGCCCGCAAGGCCTGGCACTCACCTCCGATGGCCATGTTGTTGTAGCAGATTCTGGAAACCACTGCTTTAAAGTCTACCGCTACTTACAGTGA